One Mauremys mutica isolate MM-2020 ecotype Southern chromosome 9, ASM2049712v1, whole genome shotgun sequence DNA segment encodes these proteins:
- the C9H3orf33 gene encoding protein C3orf33 homolog isoform X6 has translation MNISTGMAIAGVILFAKSIKLTTKFTSALDIPVEFIEKNVKLRGKLCHITEKGLEVEHVPISLPFLSSLQRKWQSNGVLLVRLAGVELTPNAMVWLQEELKPAQMMWFQLLGREDLVLDCLILVNKGRFFSVCLNEEILRQGLGKTTRIEGLHHDSPLYWKLHKRLLQAELKALKKNKGIWKEESYFEKLRDHISNNKFVQKLKQFVNWLRIHI, from the exons ATG AACATTAGCACTGGAATGGCAATAGCTGGAGTCATTTTATTTGCAAAGAGTATTAAATTG ACAACAAAATTTACGAGTGCTTTGGATATACCAGTAGAATTTATAGAAAAGAATGTGAAACTACGAGGAAAGTTATGTCACATAACTGAGAAAGGACTAGAAGTTGAACATGTTCCCATTAGCCTTCCTTTCCTGTCatcattacagagaaaat GGCAATCAAATGGTGTTTTGCTGGTCAGACTTGCTGGAGTGGAGCTGACACCGAATGCTATGGTCTGGTTACAGGAAGAGTTAAAACCTGCACAAATGATGTGGTTCCAGCTTCTTGGAAGGGAGGATTTGGTGCTTGATTGCCTCATTTTAGTAAATAAG GGTAGATTTTTCAGTGTGTGTCTGAATGAAGAGATTTTGAGACAAGGGCTTGGCAAAACAACACGTATTGAAGGACTACATCATGACTCTCCATTATACTGGAAGCTTCACAAAAGACTACTTCAAGCAGAACTAAAAGCCTTGAAGAAAAATAAGGGAATATGGAAAGAAGAAAGTTACTTTGAAAAACTTAGAGATCATATAAGTAATAATAAATTTGTACAGAAGTTAAAACAATTTGTAAACTGGCTACGAATACATATTTAA
- the C9H3orf33 gene encoding protein C3orf33 homolog isoform X4, producing the protein MAEPQGEPANCLERISEWADSHLTLIRNISTGMAIAGVILFAKSIKLTTKFTSALDIPVEFIEKNVKLRGKLCHITEKGLEVEHVPISLPFLSSLQRKWQSNGVLLVRLAGVELTPNAMVWLQEELKPAQMMWFQLLGREDLVLDCLILVNKGRFFSVCLNEEILRQGLGKTTRIEGLHHDSPLYWKLHKRLLQAELKALKKNKGIWKEESYFEKLRDHISNNKFVQKLKQFVNWLRIHI; encoded by the exons ATGGCTGAGCCGCAGGGAGAACCTGCGAATTGCCTCGAGCGCATCTCCGAGTGGGCGGACTCCCACCTCACCCTCATCCGG AACATTAGCACTGGAATGGCAATAGCTGGAGTCATTTTATTTGCAAAGAGTATTAAATTG ACAACAAAATTTACGAGTGCTTTGGATATACCAGTAGAATTTATAGAAAAGAATGTGAAACTACGAGGAAAGTTATGTCACATAACTGAGAAAGGACTAGAAGTTGAACATGTTCCCATTAGCCTTCCTTTCCTGTCatcattacagagaaaat GGCAATCAAATGGTGTTTTGCTGGTCAGACTTGCTGGAGTGGAGCTGACACCGAATGCTATGGTCTGGTTACAGGAAGAGTTAAAACCTGCACAAATGATGTGGTTCCAGCTTCTTGGAAGGGAGGATTTGGTGCTTGATTGCCTCATTTTAGTAAATAAG GGTAGATTTTTCAGTGTGTGTCTGAATGAAGAGATTTTGAGACAAGGGCTTGGCAAAACAACACGTATTGAAGGACTACATCATGACTCTCCATTATACTGGAAGCTTCACAAAAGACTACTTCAAGCAGAACTAAAAGCCTTGAAGAAAAATAAGGGAATATGGAAAGAAGAAAGTTACTTTGAAAAACTTAGAGATCATATAAGTAATAATAAATTTGTACAGAAGTTAAAACAATTTGTAAACTGGCTACGAATACATATTTAA
- the C9H3orf33 gene encoding protein C3orf33 homolog isoform X5, giving the protein MYYLLNHLYSRFTEIQNRKLAQDSPNISTGMAIAGVILFAKSIKLTTKFTSALDIPVEFIEKNVKLRGKLCHITEKGLEVEHVPISLPFLSSLQRKWQSNGVLLVRLAGVELTPNAMVWLQEELKPAQMMWFQLLGREDLVLDCLILVNKGRFFSVCLNEEILRQGLGKTTRIEGLHHDSPLYWKLHKRLLQAELKALKKNKGIWKEESYFEKLRDHISNNKFVQKLKQFVNWLRIHI; this is encoded by the exons atgtattatttattaaatCATTTGTACTCTAGATTCACtgaaatacaaaacagaaaactTGCCCAAGATTCCCCA AACATTAGCACTGGAATGGCAATAGCTGGAGTCATTTTATTTGCAAAGAGTATTAAATTG ACAACAAAATTTACGAGTGCTTTGGATATACCAGTAGAATTTATAGAAAAGAATGTGAAACTACGAGGAAAGTTATGTCACATAACTGAGAAAGGACTAGAAGTTGAACATGTTCCCATTAGCCTTCCTTTCCTGTCatcattacagagaaaat GGCAATCAAATGGTGTTTTGCTGGTCAGACTTGCTGGAGTGGAGCTGACACCGAATGCTATGGTCTGGTTACAGGAAGAGTTAAAACCTGCACAAATGATGTGGTTCCAGCTTCTTGGAAGGGAGGATTTGGTGCTTGATTGCCTCATTTTAGTAAATAAG GGTAGATTTTTCAGTGTGTGTCTGAATGAAGAGATTTTGAGACAAGGGCTTGGCAAAACAACACGTATTGAAGGACTACATCATGACTCTCCATTATACTGGAAGCTTCACAAAAGACTACTTCAAGCAGAACTAAAAGCCTTGAAGAAAAATAAGGGAATATGGAAAGAAGAAAGTTACTTTGAAAAACTTAGAGATCATATAAGTAATAATAAATTTGTACAGAAGTTAAAACAATTTGTAAACTGGCTACGAATACATATTTAA
- the C9H3orf33 gene encoding protein C3orf33 homolog isoform X3 → MYLGMSVPGLDPTSSAAWSSRFTEIQNRKLAQDSPNISTGMAIAGVILFAKSIKLTTKFTSALDIPVEFIEKNVKLRGKLCHITEKGLEVEHVPISLPFLSSLQRKWQSNGVLLVRLAGVELTPNAMVWLQEELKPAQMMWFQLLGREDLVLDCLILVNKGRFFSVCLNEEILRQGLGKTTRIEGLHHDSPLYWKLHKRLLQAELKALKKNKGIWKEESYFEKLRDHISNNKFVQKLKQFVNWLRIHI, encoded by the exons atgtatTTGGGTATGAGCGTTCCTGGGCTAgaccccacttcatcagctgcatggagtaGCAG ATTCACtgaaatacaaaacagaaaactTGCCCAAGATTCCCCA AACATTAGCACTGGAATGGCAATAGCTGGAGTCATTTTATTTGCAAAGAGTATTAAATTG ACAACAAAATTTACGAGTGCTTTGGATATACCAGTAGAATTTATAGAAAAGAATGTGAAACTACGAGGAAAGTTATGTCACATAACTGAGAAAGGACTAGAAGTTGAACATGTTCCCATTAGCCTTCCTTTCCTGTCatcattacagagaaaat GGCAATCAAATGGTGTTTTGCTGGTCAGACTTGCTGGAGTGGAGCTGACACCGAATGCTATGGTCTGGTTACAGGAAGAGTTAAAACCTGCACAAATGATGTGGTTCCAGCTTCTTGGAAGGGAGGATTTGGTGCTTGATTGCCTCATTTTAGTAAATAAG GGTAGATTTTTCAGTGTGTGTCTGAATGAAGAGATTTTGAGACAAGGGCTTGGCAAAACAACACGTATTGAAGGACTACATCATGACTCTCCATTATACTGGAAGCTTCACAAAAGACTACTTCAAGCAGAACTAAAAGCCTTGAAGAAAAATAAGGGAATATGGAAAGAAGAAAGTTACTTTGAAAAACTTAGAGATCATATAAGTAATAATAAATTTGTACAGAAGTTAAAACAATTTGTAAACTGGCTACGAATACATATTTAA
- the C9H3orf33 gene encoding protein C3orf33 homolog isoform X1 — protein sequence MAIAGVILFAKSIKLTTKFTSALDIPVEFIEKNVKLRGKLCHITEKGLEVEHVPISLPFLSSLQRKWQSNGVLLVRLAGVELTPNAMVWLQEELKPAQMMWFQLLGREDLVLDCLILVNKGRFFSVCLNEEILRQGLGKTTRIEGLHHDSPLYWKLHKRLLQAELKALKKNKGIWKEESYFEKLRDHISNNKFVQKLKQFVNWLRIHI from the exons ATGGCAATAGCTGGAGTCATTTTATTTGCAAAGAGTATTAAATTG ACAACAAAATTTACGAGTGCTTTGGATATACCAGTAGAATTTATAGAAAAGAATGTGAAACTACGAGGAAAGTTATGTCACATAACTGAGAAAGGACTAGAAGTTGAACATGTTCCCATTAGCCTTCCTTTCCTGTCatcattacagagaaaat GGCAATCAAATGGTGTTTTGCTGGTCAGACTTGCTGGAGTGGAGCTGACACCGAATGCTATGGTCTGGTTACAGGAAGAGTTAAAACCTGCACAAATGATGTGGTTCCAGCTTCTTGGAAGGGAGGATTTGGTGCTTGATTGCCTCATTTTAGTAAATAAG GGTAGATTTTTCAGTGTGTGTCTGAATGAAGAGATTTTGAGACAAGGGCTTGGCAAAACAACACGTATTGAAGGACTACATCATGACTCTCCATTATACTGGAAGCTTCACAAAAGACTACTTCAAGCAGAACTAAAAGCCTTGAAGAAAAATAAGGGAATATGGAAAGAAGAAAGTTACTTTGAAAAACTTAGAGATCATATAAGTAATAATAAATTTGTACAGAAGTTAAAACAATTTGTAAACTGGCTACGAATACATATTTAA
- the SLC33A1 gene encoding acetyl-coenzyme A transporter 1 — MSPTISYKDSSRQRRPGGYHQSMDMEIKPPPPAPYMDNHTERLGEDDTEALLQEHNSPSYMVAPGYRAELGSILLLLFLYVLQGIPLGLAGSIPLILQSKNVSYKDQAFFSFVFWPFSLKLLWAPLVDAVYFKSFGRRKSWLVPTQYILGFFMMYLSTQVDFLLGDVEGKSPDVVALTMTFFLFEFLAATQDIAVDGWALTMLSRENVGYASTCNSVGQTAGYFLGNVLFLALESASFCNKYLRFQPQPKGIVTLSDFLFFWGAVFLITTTLVALLKKENKEVTPSKEETKGITDTYKLLFSIVRMPAVLTFCILILTAKVGFSAADAVTGLKLVEEGVPKEHLALLAVPIVPLQIILPLIISKYTAGPQPLNTFYKAMPFRLLIGLEFAFLVWWTPKVQHEGGFPIYYYIVVLLSYALHQITLYSMYVAIMAFNAKVSDPLIGGTYMTLLNTVSNLGGNWPATVALWLVDPLTVKECIGAQEQSCGTTAAAELCTKLGGSCVTTLDGYYVESIICVALGFVWWFLLGPKLKKLQDEGQSSWKCKRTN; from the exons ATGAGCCCAACCATCTCTTACAAGGACAGCAGCCGGCAGCGCCGGCCTGGCGGCTACCACCAGTCCATGGACATGGAGATCAAGCCTCCTCCACCAGCTCCGTACATGGATAATCACACGGAGAGACTAGGAGAAGATGACACGGAGGCACTGCTCCAGGAGCATAACTCACCATCCTACATGGTGGCCCCGGGATATCGGGCAGAACTGGGTAGTATCCTGCTCCTCCTTTTTCTCTATGTACTACAGGGTATACCATTGGGGTTGGCAGGCAGCATCCCACTCATCTTGCAGAGCAAGAATGTCAGCTATAAGGACCAGGCTTTTTTCAGCTTTGTCTTTTGGCCTTTCAGTCTGAAGCTGCTCTGGGCCCCATTGGTGGATGCAGTCTACTTCAAGAGCTTTGGCCGCCGCAAGTCCTGGCTTGTGCCCACTCAATACATCCTGGGTTTTTTTATGATGTACCTGTCTACACAGGTAGACTTCCTGTTAGGCGATGTGGAGGGCAAGAGTCCTGATGTGGTGGCCCTCACCATGACTTTCTTTTTGTTTGAGTTCCTGGCCGCCACACAGGACATTGCTGTGGATGGCTGGGCACTGACTATGTTGTCCCGGGAAAATGTGGGCTATGCTTCCACTTGTAACTCTGTTGGCCAAACAGCCGGTTATTTTTTGGGAAATGTCTTGTTCTTGGCCCTTGAATCTGCCTCCTTCTGTAACAAATATTTGCGGTTTCAACCTCAACCCAAAGGAATTGTTACCCTTTCAG ATTTCCTATTTTTCTGGGGAGCTGTCTTCTTAATAACTACTACTTTAGTGGCCCTcttgaaaaaggaaaacaaggaaGTAACACCATCAAAAGAAGAAACAAAAGGCATCACTGATACATACAAACTGCTCTTCTCGATAGTAAGAATGCCAGCGGTTCTTACTTTCTGTATCCTGATTTTAACAGCAAAA GTTGGCTTCTCAGCAGCGGATGCAGTAACAGGGCTTAAATTGGTGGAAGAAGGAGTACCTAAAGAACACTTAGCTCTACTAGCTGTTCCAATCGTACCTTTACAGATAATATTGCCTCTGATCATCAGCAAATACACTGCAGGTCCGCAGCCACTGAACACATTTTACAAAGCCATGCCTTTTAG GTTACTGATAGGCTTGGAATTTGCTTTTTTGGTTTGGTGGACTCCTAAAGTACAACATGAAGGAGGATTTCCTATCTATTACTATATTGTGGTGTTGCTGAGTTATGCTTTACATCAG ATTACATTGTACAGCATGTATGTTGCTATAATGGCTTTCAATGCCAAAGTTAGTGATCCATTGATTGGAGGAACATATATGACACTTCTAAATACTGTGTCGAATCTGGGAGGAAACTGGCCTGCCACGGTAGCTCTTTGGCTTGTTGATCCACTTACAGTGAAAGAGTGTATAGGCGCACAGGAACAGAGTTGTGGAActacagctgctgcagaa CTCTGTACAAAACTTGGTGGCTCTTGTGTTACGACCCTGGATGGTTATTATGTAGAATCCATAATATGCGTTGCTCTGGGATTTGTCTGGTGGTTCCTTCTTGGGCCAAAACTTAAAAAGCTGCAAGATGAAGGACAATCTTCGTGGAAATGCAAGAGGACCAATTGA
- the C9H3orf33 gene encoding protein C3orf33 homolog isoform X2 gives MAIAGVILFAKSIKLTTKFTSALDIPVEFIEKNVKLRGKLCHITEKGLEVEHVPISLPFLSSLQRKYTEDLAHRVELDLFRSCGEELKPAQMMWFQLLGREDLVLDCLILVNKGRFFSVCLNEEILRQGLGKTTRIEGLHHDSPLYWKLHKRLLQAELKALKKNKGIWKEESYFEKLRDHISNNKFVQKLKQFVNWLRIHI, from the exons ATGGCAATAGCTGGAGTCATTTTATTTGCAAAGAGTATTAAATTG ACAACAAAATTTACGAGTGCTTTGGATATACCAGTAGAATTTATAGAAAAGAATGTGAAACTACGAGGAAAGTTATGTCACATAACTGAGAAAGGACTAGAAGTTGAACATGTTCCCATTAGCCTTCCTTTCCTGTCatcattacagagaaaat acactgaggatctggcccatcgtGTGGAATTGGATCTCTTTCGATCATGTGGA GAAGAGTTAAAACCTGCACAAATGATGTGGTTCCAGCTTCTTGGAAGGGAGGATTTGGTGCTTGATTGCCTCATTTTAGTAAATAAG GGTAGATTTTTCAGTGTGTGTCTGAATGAAGAGATTTTGAGACAAGGGCTTGGCAAAACAACACGTATTGAAGGACTACATCATGACTCTCCATTATACTGGAAGCTTCACAAAAGACTACTTCAAGCAGAACTAAAAGCCTTGAAGAAAAATAAGGGAATATGGAAAGAAGAAAGTTACTTTGAAAAACTTAGAGATCATATAAGTAATAATAAATTTGTACAGAAGTTAAAACAATTTGTAAACTGGCTACGAATACATATTTAA